The Seriola aureovittata isolate HTS-2021-v1 ecotype China chromosome 2, ASM2101889v1, whole genome shotgun sequence genome has a segment encoding these proteins:
- the sypl2a gene encoding synaptophysin-like protein 2a isoform X2: MDTVQKLMSGFSLDLGPLKEPLGFIRVLEWVFTIFAFATTGGYSGTTHFNVKCPGAQDVQPVEPVFGYPFRLSAYPYKIPSCNSTPSNVTYLQGDFSSSAEFFVCVGVFGFLYCTATLILYLGYQNVYRQTTRGPIIDLLVTAAFAFLWLVCSSAWGKGLTDVKWATNPEHLVESCKEVCQAGEFPSMGRLNASVIFGFLNLILWAGNCWFIYKETPFHKDPNPPATMEEGGAPGP, from the exons ATGGATACTGTTCAG AAATTGATGTCTGGATTTTCCCTGGATCTGGGACCACTGAAAGAACCTCTTGGATTCATTCGTGTCCTGGAATGG GTCTTCACCATCTTTGCCTTTGCTACCACTGGAGGTTACTCTGGGACAACCCACTTCAATGTCAAATGTCCAGGAGCGCAGGACGTGCAGCCTGTAGAGCCTGTGTTTGGCTACCCATTCAG GTTGTCAGCGTACCCCTATAAGATACCATCATGTAACAGCACTCCATCCAACGTCACCTACCTGCAGGGCGACTTCTCCTCCTCGGCAgagttctttgtgtgtgtcggCGTATTTGGGTTTCTTTATTGCACCGCCACACTGATCCTCTACCTGGGCTACCAGAATGTCTACCGCCAGACCACCCGTGGTCCCATCATC GACCTCCTGGTGACCGCTGCCTTTGCCTTCCTGTGGCTCGTGTGCTCCTCAGCTTGGGGCAAAGGCCTCACTGATGTCAAATGGGCCACGAACCCTGAGCACCTGGTGGAGTCGTGCAAGGAAGTCTGTCAGGCAGGAGAGTTTCCCTCCATGGGCCGCCTCAACGCCTCCGTG ATCTTTGGCTTTTTGAACTTGATCCTGTGGGCAGGTAACTGCTGGTTCATTTACAAGGAGACCCCTTTCCACAAGGACCCCAACCCACCGGCCACCATGGAGGAAGGAGGGGCCCCCGGGCCTTAA
- the sypl2a gene encoding synaptophysin-like protein 2a isoform X1: MDHLRNVADLDANWTYLNPCSFCCTGVDSGDPGVESLFFCTVFTIFAFATTGGYSGTTHFNVKCPGAQDVQPVEPVFGYPFRLSAYPYKIPSCNSTPSNVTYLQGDFSSSAEFFVCVGVFGFLYCTATLILYLGYQNVYRQTTRGPIIDLLVTAAFAFLWLVCSSAWGKGLTDVKWATNPEHLVESCKEVCQAGEFPSMGRLNASVIFGFLNLILWAGNCWFIYKETPFHKDPNPPATMEEGGAPGP, encoded by the exons ATGGACCACCTGAGAAATGTGGCTGATTTAGATGCAAACTGGACATATTTGAACCCTTGCAGTTTCTGCTGTACTGGAGTGGACTCTGGAGATCCTGGAGTGGAATCCTTGTTTTTCTGCACA GTCTTCACCATCTTTGCCTTTGCTACCACTGGAGGTTACTCTGGGACAACCCACTTCAATGTCAAATGTCCAGGAGCGCAGGACGTGCAGCCTGTAGAGCCTGTGTTTGGCTACCCATTCAG GTTGTCAGCGTACCCCTATAAGATACCATCATGTAACAGCACTCCATCCAACGTCACCTACCTGCAGGGCGACTTCTCCTCCTCGGCAgagttctttgtgtgtgtcggCGTATTTGGGTTTCTTTATTGCACCGCCACACTGATCCTCTACCTGGGCTACCAGAATGTCTACCGCCAGACCACCCGTGGTCCCATCATC GACCTCCTGGTGACCGCTGCCTTTGCCTTCCTGTGGCTCGTGTGCTCCTCAGCTTGGGGCAAAGGCCTCACTGATGTCAAATGGGCCACGAACCCTGAGCACCTGGTGGAGTCGTGCAAGGAAGTCTGTCAGGCAGGAGAGTTTCCCTCCATGGGCCGCCTCAACGCCTCCGTG ATCTTTGGCTTTTTGAACTTGATCCTGTGGGCAGGTAACTGCTGGTTCATTTACAAGGAGACCCCTTTCCACAAGGACCCCAACCCACCGGCCACCATGGAGGAAGGAGGGGCCCCCGGGCCTTAA
- the sypl2a gene encoding synaptophysin-like protein 2a isoform X3 — protein sequence MVQVFTIFAFATTGGYSGTTHFNVKCPGAQDVQPVEPVFGYPFRLSAYPYKIPSCNSTPSNVTYLQGDFSSSAEFFVCVGVFGFLYCTATLILYLGYQNVYRQTTRGPIIDLLVTAAFAFLWLVCSSAWGKGLTDVKWATNPEHLVESCKEVCQAGEFPSMGRLNASVIFGFLNLILWAGNCWFIYKETPFHKDPNPPATMEEGGAPGP from the exons ATGGTCCAG GTCTTCACCATCTTTGCCTTTGCTACCACTGGAGGTTACTCTGGGACAACCCACTTCAATGTCAAATGTCCAGGAGCGCAGGACGTGCAGCCTGTAGAGCCTGTGTTTGGCTACCCATTCAG GTTGTCAGCGTACCCCTATAAGATACCATCATGTAACAGCACTCCATCCAACGTCACCTACCTGCAGGGCGACTTCTCCTCCTCGGCAgagttctttgtgtgtgtcggCGTATTTGGGTTTCTTTATTGCACCGCCACACTGATCCTCTACCTGGGCTACCAGAATGTCTACCGCCAGACCACCCGTGGTCCCATCATC GACCTCCTGGTGACCGCTGCCTTTGCCTTCCTGTGGCTCGTGTGCTCCTCAGCTTGGGGCAAAGGCCTCACTGATGTCAAATGGGCCACGAACCCTGAGCACCTGGTGGAGTCGTGCAAGGAAGTCTGTCAGGCAGGAGAGTTTCCCTCCATGGGCCGCCTCAACGCCTCCGTG ATCTTTGGCTTTTTGAACTTGATCCTGTGGGCAGGTAACTGCTGGTTCATTTACAAGGAGACCCCTTTCCACAAGGACCCCAACCCACCGGCCACCATGGAGGAAGGAGGGGCCCCCGGGCCTTAA